In Nostoc edaphicum CCNP1411, the sequence GGGAGACAGGGAAATCATAGAAAAAATTAAAAATTGTGCGGATAAAAAATAGCAGGAATCTTTAGAGAGAGGGATTTGTGATCAGTGCTAATTGTCGGTTACGTATCCTGACTTGGAGGTTGTTTTTGCATTTCTTGCTGAATCTCTTCTAGACTCAAACCTAACTCTTTCGCTGTTTCTTCAAAACTCAATCCCAATCTCAACAACAAAGGTATCATTCTCAACTTTTCTTCACGCGCTCCTTCTTGTTTACCTTCTTGCTTGCCTTCTTGCTTGCCTTCTTGATAAACTCGTGTTTTTTTCAAATCACTTAACCCAAACATACCTTCAATCTCCTCTCGACTCATTGCCGGAAACTTGTAAACCAAAATTGTCTCTATCAATTCTAGTAACTGCCGCCGTTGTGGTTCAATGTTGATTTCTTGCTGGGTTCTGTCTATTAACTGCCTAGCAGCGATAATAGCTGTCTCCTCTTCATCAACGACTAATTTCATCGTAGCAATTCCAACTGGCAGCAATGCTGTTTCACCTAGTTCATTGAGATAAATGCGACTGATGCGCTGGCTAGTGAAAAATTCGCTGTAATTCTTGATATCTGCTGTATCTAGACTGCGATTGGGATAAATAACTACTCCTCGCCAAGAATTTTTAGGTTTATTTTGGCGTAAGTATAAAGAAATTTCTGAAAATAGGCGTGAATAAATTTCTGTGTCGGTTTGAAACTGGACTTCAACAAAGTAAATCGGATTTTCTTCTCCTTGTGTTGGGAGAAAAACACCATCTATACGGAAGGCAGTTTGCTTGATTTCAATTGAGGAGAATTGATAAGTCTCTGCGGTTTGGGGTGGATTACCAATTAATTCAAAAAAGATGCCAGGAAGTTCTTGAAAAAGGCGATAAAAAATGCTGTCAGTTTTCACGCTTGATGTATTGCGGTGATTTAACCAGTTAGATTTTACCGTAAAATAGCTAGCAACAAATTTTGTTCAATTAGAGAATGTTTTAAAAGTTCTCTAAGACTACTGAGTTTTATTTTCAGCCTTAAAAAAGTCACAAAAAACGCCGAGACTAAAAATATCTAACAAAAATCTTTTTTTAAATAAGTGGAACTCACGTTAATTTATCAAGAAAGGCAGTCTTGCTGGAGGAAAACTGCCCTCTCTCAAGTACCGCGACTAAAGGAGTCTTATTCAGGAAGAGTCTGAATCCCCTACTGATTTACTCCTTCTGCCTCCTGCCTTCTTTTTCAATACTCTGTATTAAAAATCGCCAATCGGTCAATATTGTGAGTAATATTATCGACATAATACTCTCTAAGAGTATAAGAATTTATTGATACTTCTAAGGAGTCGTGTTAAAGATGATTCACTATCGTGTGTTTCCTAAGTACCGTAGAGTAGATGTTATGCTTGCGAAGCTGAAGTTTTTGAAATCAGCAAGGCTTTTATTTTTTAGTATTTCAGTATTATATTTTACTTTAAGTACGGTAGCGGCAAGTATGGCGTTCCTGAGTACAAGCTTGGGTAGAGCGATCGCTCAAATACCATCGACACCAGATTCTATACCCTCTGGTGAAAAAACACCATCTCAGGTTAATGTGCTGTTTGTCAACCCAAAGGTTGGAGATGACAGCGCAGGTAATGGCAGCGAATCCGCTCCTGTGAAAACGATTACTCAAGCGTTGCAATTAGCTAACGCCAATACTGTAATTATGCTCTCTACGGGCACTTATAGCGCCGAGACAGGAGAGGAATTTCCCTTAATGCTAAAGCCGGGTATTTCAATTCAAGGCAACCCTAGCAATCAAGGCAAGGATATTATCATTCAGGGTGGTGGTGATTACCTGAGTCGGAGCTTTGCCGGTCAAAATGTCACAATTGTTGGAGCAAATCAAGCTTTATTGACTGGGGTAACGGTGACAAACTCTAACTCTCGTGGTTACGGTTTATGGATTGAATCTAGCAATCCAGTAGTCGCAGAAAATACATTTACTGGCAGTACTCAAGATGGGATTTCCGTCAGCGGTAATGCTGCACCCACTATTACCAAGAATTACTTCGATCGCAATGGAGCCAATGGGATCACAATTTCCGGTAACTCCAGTCCCCAAGTGAAGGAAAATATCTTTCACCAAACGGGTTTTGGGATTAATATTGCTCAAAATGCCGCTCCGATAGTCATCGGCAATCAAATCCAAAATAATAGATCGGGAATTGTGGTGCAAGCAAATGCCCGCCCGATTTTGCGGAATAATTCTATTCAAGATAATAAAGAAGATGGTTTAGTTGCGATCGCTCAATCAATGCCAGATTTGGGTAGTGCATCTGAACCTGGGGGTAATCAATTTCAAAATAATGGCCGCTACGACATTAACGCTAGCGCTGCTAAACAGGTAATTGTTGCTGCTGGTAACAACCTTGTGAGCGATCGCATCACTGGCAAAGTAGATATTGACGGTACAACAGCAATAGCAACCCAAAATTCTCAACCCGCTCCCAACAACGTGTTACGAGAAATACCACCAACTGGAGAAATCACTTTCTCGGCTCCGGAAATCTCTGAAACTACCAATGGGCAAAGCAGCAACAGCATTTCAGCAAATCATCCTGTTTCTACACAATTAAACAGTCAAATGCTGCCATTAGCGCCAGTCAATACATCAGTTTCCACGCCTAGATCCAATCAACAACTCCCCACCTCTGGAGTCGCAGGTTTTCCTACTCCTAGCAGCTTGTCAGGTAGACAAATACCAACTAACACTTCAAGAGTTGCAAATTCCAGTCCAGCACAGCAGTCTGATACACGACAGTTAAATTATGTGCGGATTGATCCTAATACGATTGAGTTTACTGCCCCTGAGTACCCATCCAATCCAGTTGCACAGCAGTCATTACCAATACTAGAAACTTCTGCCCCAGGTGCTTCAGCACTTTTACCACTTCCTAGTCACAATATCCCTATTAGCAATACTCGCAATATGCAAACAAGTTCTGCAAGTATTCCTTATGGCGGTAACTCTGCGACGCAGTTTGGTATACGTTATCGCGTGGTAGTGCCACTAGCAACTGAGAGAGATCAAGATTTAGTGCGATTCCTTGCTCCTGATGCGTTTCCCACAGTTTGGCAAGGTCAAAGAGTTATGCAAGCAGGAGTATTTAACAGCGAATATAATGCTAAAGAAATGCTTAAAACACTTTCTAGCAAAGGTTTAAGAGCTATTGTGGAGCCGTTGAATTAATTGGGGATTGGGGATTGGGCAGAGAAGAAAGAGGTAATTAATTTTATTATTCTCCCCCTTGCCCCCTGCCCCCTGCCCTCTGCTTCTCCCTCATCTCCCGAAAAAATCCTACCCCGGCTTATGATCCAAATGGGTTGCTTGCTCTAGAGCAGCTTTTTCTTTAGCTCGGCGGACATAGGGTTGTAATTGAGAGCGATCGCAACCTGTTAAAATACTCAGGTTTTCCAAGGTGATCCCCCGCATTAACATTTCTACGCGCCAGGTTTGTTGCGCCTGAGCTAAAGCTGGCGCTTGTCCTTGGGGAGTTAACAATCCCTCACTCCATACTTGCCAACGTGTCTCAAGCTCTGATTGTGAGATGGGTGTGCCTGTTTCATTTAAAAACATGGCTGTTTGAGCATCTTTACGACTTTTCAGCCATTTGATTAAAGGATTATTAGTAAAAGAGCCGTAGCGTTTGCCCAAAATCCACTGATTCACAGGTACTTGACGGACAAATCCGGGAATTGTGATTTGTAGGAAGTGCCCTTGAGTATCGTAGATTTGGTGCGATCGCTGCAAGCTAATTATTTCTGTGGCGGATAACCCAGCCCCAAATAATACATAAGCTAAAGCATAATCTCGCGTTCCCAATTTCCTGGACTGTTGCAGAATTTCGTGAACTAAACTAGCAGGCAAATCAGCTATTTCTGTAGTGCTCAAGCCTCCTTGTAAGCAGTTTGTTGCTAATTCTGCGGAAGATGACATGGCTCCATTTAAAAACAACTCCACCAAATTTTCTAGAAAATCGTCGCGATCGTCCCAAAGTTCGTGAAATTCGCTAGTGAACTCAATTACGGCATATCCCAAGATCATCCCATTCAGCAAACTGGCTAATTTTTCTGCGGGTAAATAAGTATTTAGGTGTCCTTGCTGGATTACAGTAGCTAAATACTGAGCTACATAGCGGTTTGCTTCTGTTACTCCCCTGCCTAGGGCGCGGCGATTTTCTGCCGGAAATTGGTCGGCTTCACCCACCACAGACCGGACGAACTCTGGCACTCGTTCTAGTGCATGTAAAGTGTCACTTGCATAATCCTTAAGAGCTTGGTAAACATTGCCGGGAGGCGTTGCTCGCCGCACCAGCGACTCACCTAAATCCTTGAAGGCTGCGGACTCTTCCAGCACAGCCAAAAGCAGTCCGTGCTTATTGCCAAAATTCCGAAATAAAGTCACTTCGTTGACTTCGGCTTTTTCAGCAATTTGGCGGGTTGTAGTGGCGCTGACTCCGTGAGCAGAAAACAACTCAAGTGCAGCTTGAATCAAGCGTTGACGAGTAGAAAGGAGGTGAGATGACATAGAAAAATGCAAGTGGCACTTGCACGGATATCAGAGTTCTGCTAGCATAACAAATGTAAGTGATACTTGCTTTACTCTATCCTACGGGTGACGCTCCTGCGTCGCTAATGGGGGAAACCCCTAGACGCTCAATGACTCGCTAACGCTGTGCTATCGCTTTTGGCGTCTCCCTTTGGGAGAAGACCGTGGTGGCTCACTGTAACGAACTAGTATACAGGGCGGGTAAATCCCTTGTGGGATGGCATCCGAGAAAAAGCAAATCGCTTCATCATCCATCAACAGGAATTTTTATGACCGCAAATTTTGGGGCGATCGCTCCTGAGAGAGGCAACTCACCTCAACTCAGGTGGATAAATGTGGTATTTTTTGGTGTATTTCATGCGTTAGCACTTCTGTCTCCTTGGTTTTTCTCTTGGCCAGCATTAGGTTTGCTAGTGTTTCTCCACTGGTTATTCGGGAGCATTGGTATTTGCTTGGGATATCACCGACTACTGAGCCATAAGAGTTTCCAAGTTCCCAAGTGGTTAGAGTATGCGATCGCCCTCATTGGAGCGTTGGCTTTGCAAGGTGGGCCAATTTTTTGGGTAGGTGGACACCGCCAACACCACGCCCACACAGAAGATATCAATTTAGACCCCTATTCTGCCCAAAAAGGATTTTGGTGGAGCCATATACTATGGATTTTCTACCCACGTCCAGAATTCTTTGACTATGACACCTATAAAAAATATGCCCCTGACTTAGCAAGACAACCTTTTTATTGTTGGCTGGATCGCTACTTCCTGGTGTTGCAAATCCCCTTCGGGCTGCTGCTTTATGTCTTAGGAGGATGGCCTTTTGTGTTCTATGGAGTGTTTCTCAGATGTGTCTTGCTTTGGCACTCAACCTGGTTTGTAAACTCAGCATCACACCTGTGGGGTTATCGCACCTTTGATGCTGATGATGGCGCTCGTAATCTTTGGTGGGTATCCATCGTAACATACGGAGAAGGATGGCACAATAACCATCATACTTATCCCCACATGGCGAAATCTGGGTTGTATTGGTGGGAAATTGATGTTACTTGGTGGAGCATCCTAGTTTTGCAGACTTTGGGTTTAGCCAAAAAAGTTGTCTCACGTCCCCCTCAAGGTGCAACTCACGGCTAAATTGCAACTAAATTATCATGAATTTGTTATGCCGATTGCTTCCCGCAGTCGGCTTAATAAGTTTTTACGCATTTTAATTGCATATTTAGATCATGATTAATACTTCTAGTTTTCGTCAGACGATTCTACTAGCTATTATCACACTCAACCTCATTTCTACTTGGTTACACTACATAGATAATGCATTATTTTTGAGTCGATATCCTGGCCCAACGTGGTTCACTTCTGTTGGAGTAATTAGTACTGTAATTGTGATGACTCCAGTAGGACTATTAGGATATTGGTTTTACACCAAAGGCATGTTTTGGTTAGCGTACTTTTTATTAGCCTTATACTCAATAACTAGTATCTCCAGTCCAGTCCATTATCTCTTTCCGATGGTTGCTCCCATGACTTGGAAAATGCATAGTCTAATTTGGCTGGATGGATTTATGGGACTGTTACTGATAAGTTTCTTGTTATGGTCTAGTCTTGTATTGAAAGAGTGGCATAGTACACTATCTGCAAATTGATTTTACAAAAAGTATATATAGGAATCTGCTTTGATTTCTGAACGAATTTGCGTAGGTAGGCAATAGGCAATAGGAAAGAAGACTTATTAGTTGTACTGAATTTTTTCAGAAATCAAATATGAGTCTTATATATATAGTTGTAACTGAAATCGCCCACCATTTTGTTAAGTCTAAGAGGATGTTTGAAAAGTGCCTAAAGTCACAGCGAAACACTTTTCAAATATCTTCTTAGAACAGTAAATTCAGCAATTATGAGTCAGAATATTGGCGCTGTCACAATTTCTATTATTATTCCGGTACTCAATGAAGCGGGAAATATCAAAGAAGCAATATCTACGACAGCCTTCTCTACGAAATGCTATGCCAACGCAACTACAAAACCCAGTGCAAATATAGAAGTGATTGTCGTAGATGCTGGTTCAGAGGATGAAACTGTGGAAATTGCTCAGTCATTAGGTGTTAAAGTTATCTCGTCATCTCCCGGTCGTGCTGCTCAAATGAATGCGGGTGCTGTTGCAGCTAGCGGAGATATTCTGCTATTTCTCCATGCAGATACACGTTTGCCGACTGGGTTTGATGAGATGATTTGTACAGCACTACAGCATTCGGGGACTGTGGCTGGTGCATTTAACTTGCGAATTGATGCGTCACTTTTAAGTTTACGATGGGTGGAGTGGGGAGTAAAAATGCGATCGCATTTTTGGCAAATGCCTTATGGCGACCAAGCAATTTTTTTAACAAAAGACGTATTTCAGCAAATTGGTGGCTTTCCTGAATTGCCCATCATGGAAGACTTTGAACTCATACGACAGTTGAAACACACTGGACGCATTGTAATTATCCCCACACCAGTTGTTACCTCAGCCCGTAGATGGTTGCAAAAGGGAGTATTAAAAACCACCCTACTTAATCAAATAGTAATTGTTGCTTATTTACTCGGCGTTTCACCTGAGCGAATTCGTAGCTGGTATCGCCGAGAAAAATTTAAGAGAATTTAAGCTGTTTCTCATGTGGGTAGTATATCTTAGGGGCATTGCAATACGGTTTGGTTAAGGCTTTTTGATGAAAATTTTAGATCACAAAGATTCGATAATTTATCACAAAGACGCGATGAATCGCGTCTTTTGCCTTAACCGAACCGTATTGAGGGGCATTAGATTTAAGGGTAAGTTTCAAAGTTGAGCTTCAGAAGGTCAACTTTGAGCCTCAGAAGGTCAACATCAAGCCTCAGAAGGTGAAACTTATAAAAATGAGAAAGCGCGTATTAAATTCTAAACTCAAATTACTGCTGCTAAGTTGCCTGATGGTCACTCTAATAATTGCCGCTAAACAGTTAAACATTCAGGGACTTTTACAAACCTCAGTTATTTGGGTTGAGAGTCTTGGGATTTTAGGGCCTATCGCTTACATAGTCATTTACAACTTGGCAACATTACTGTTTGTACCGGGTTCCCTACTAACGCTCAAAGGTGGTTGTTTGTTTGGAGTATTTTGGGGATCAATATATGTGCTAATTGCTGCAATAGTCGGAGCAACCTTAGCTTTTATCATTGGACGTTACCTGTCACGGGATTGGGTTTCTCAACAAATGGACAAACATCCTAAATTTAAAGCGATTGATTTAGCAGTTGCCAAAGAAGGATGGAAAATTGTCTTTTTGACTCGTCTCTGTCCCATTTTTCCCTTCAATTTATTAAATTATGCTTTTGGAGTTACACAGGTTTCTCTCAAAGACTACATATTAGGTTCCTTCGGTATTATTCCCGGTACTGTGATGTACGTTTATATTGGTTCTTTAGCTGGTAATCTTGCGATGATTAACACGTCTCATCAACCAATCACTCCAGAAACTCAAGTTTGGCAATGGATAATGCGAGTAGTTGGGTTGATTGCTACTGTTGCGGTGACTGTGTATATCACAAAAATTGCTCAGAAAGCATTAGCTCAAAGTGTAGCAATAGAAGAAATAACAACCCATGACAAAATTAACAATAATTCAGATATTTAAAAGTATTGATGCCAGAAACTTGCAGAAGTTTTTTAGCTTAAGTGTATTAACATTACTGATATTGGCGATCGCTTTCTCATTCAACACAGAGTCAGCTTTAGCACAAGAATCTGCAAATCCAAATTCTTTCAATCCCCAAGCCATTTTACGGGAAGCCTTGCAGTGGATTGATAGCTTGGGTGCGGTGGGAGCCTTAGCTTTTATAGCCCTTTACATTATCGCTACTGTTGCTTTTTTCCCAGGTTCTATTCTCACTTTGGGTTCTGGTGTGATTTTTGGTGCAGTTTGGGGTTCTCTCTACGTGTTCATTGGTGCAACCCTTGGCGCTACAGCTGCTTTCCTTGTGGGACGTTATTTAGCTAGGGGTTGGGTTGCTCGGAAAATCGCAGATAACAAAAAATTTGCCGCCATTGATAAAGCAGTAGGTAAAGAAGGATTAAAAATTGTCCTGTTAACGCGACTGTCCCCTATATTTCCTTTTAATTTGCTGAACTATGCTTTTGGTATTACAGGAGTTTCACTTCAAGATTACTTCCTCGGCTCTCTAGGCATGATTCCCGGAACCATTATGTACGTTTATATTGGTTCTCTTGCAGGTAATCTGGCCATGATTGGCACTGAGGCTCAACCTACTAACCCGACTTTACAATGGGTAATTCGCATTTTGGGTTTGATTGCGACGGTCGCTGTAACAGTTTATGTAACCCGGATTGCACGCAAAGCTTTAGAAGAAGAATTGTAGGGTAGTACCACTTGCACACACAAGTCGAATTACCCCCCTTAATCCCCCCTTGCCAAGGGGGGAAAAAGAAAATCTAGTTCCCTCCCCTTTGCAACTACGGTGTACACACAAGTCGAATTACCCCCCTCAATCCCCCCTTGCAAAGCTATCCATTACCCGGATCTTTCTTAACATTTGCGAGAGTATTCACTCACGCTTTTCTAACCCTGATTCGTTCGTCATCAATTCTCAATAAAACCCTAATTTTAGCGATAAGACTAAGAGCCAATCTGTCAAGTATGTTTGACACCTCAGTGTTCAAGATGCCGACAAAACAAGCGTTTCAAGATTGTAAAGAAAGATGTGACTAATGGATAGCTTGCAAAGGGGGGAAGCCGGAAATCTAGTTCCCTCCCCTTTGCAAGGGGAGGGTTAGGGTGGGGTAAAACGCTGGTTAATCAGCTATTTAAGACTTGTATATACACCGGGCGGTGTGTCTTGTAGCTCACTCAATCGAGAACCGCCATAAACAAGCATAAAAATAAAAGACTGAGCCACCTAAATTAATCGGGATTCTTAATTTTAAAAGAGGTTTCGCCAATGACAAATTCAGATTTAGAGAGAGTTACAGTTCGTCCAATGGATGAATATAACCAAAAGTTGGTGTCTTACGTCCATCCACCAAATTGGGTTAATCCTCAACCGGCAGATGTTTACGATTTGGTAGTAATTGGGGCTGGTACGGCGGGATTAGTGGTGGCGGCGGGGGCGGCGGGTCTGGACTTGGGTTTAAAGGTGGCGTTGATTGAAAAGCATCTCATGGGTGGAGATTGCTTAAATGTTGGTTGCGTACCATCTAAAACTATTATTCGGTCTGCCCGCATCGTTGGTGAAATTTGGGATGCTAAAGACTTGGGAGTTAATATTCCCCAACATAATATAGATGTTGATTTTCCGAAAGTCATGGCCAGGATGCGGCGAATAAGGGCTGATATCAGCCATAATGACTCGGCGGAGCGGTTTCAAAACTTGGGTGTCGATGTATTTTTGGGTAGCGGTCGATTTGCAAGTAAAAATACTGTGGAAGTTGGCGATAAAACTCTGCGGTTTAAAAAAGCTGTAATTGCAACTGGTGCAAGAGCTGCACAACTGTCGATTCCGGGAATTGAACAGGCCGGTTATCTAACCAATGAGACGGTTTTTTCCCTGATTCAACGACCGGAACATTTGGCGGTGATTGGCGGTGGCCCCATTGGTTGCGAATTGGCGCAAGCTTTCCGCCGTTTGGGTTCTGAGGTGGTACTTTTTCATAGCGGTTCTCATCTTTTAAATAAAGAAGATGCTGAAGCTGCTGAAATTCTCCAAAAGGTTTTGATTAACGAAGGAATTCGCGTAGTTCTCAATTCCAAGTTGGAAGAAGTGGTAACTGTTACTGAGGGGAAACGGCTTTACTTTTCCTCTAATGGTCATCGAGATTCAGTGACAGTAGATGAAATTTTAGTCGGTGCGGGGCGATCGCCAAATGTGGAAGGTTTGAATTTAGAATCAGTAGGGGTGGAATATGACAAGCGTCAAGGTGTCAAGGTAAATGATTACCTCCAGACGACCAATCCCAAAATTTATGCGGCTGGCGATATCTGCATGAACTGGAAGTTTACCCATGCTGCTGATGCGGCGGCGCGGATTGTGATTAAGAATACGCTGTTTTCTCCCTTTGGCTTGGGACGCTCGAAACTCAGTAGTTTGGTGATGCCTTGGGTAACTTATACTGACCCAGAAATTGCCCATGTAGGGTTATATGAACACGAGGCGCAGAAATTGGGTATTGAGGTGACAACAATTAAGATACCTTTTAATAGTGTAGACCGAGCGATCGCAGATGGTGAAGAGTCAGGATTTCTCAAAATCCACCATAAAAAGGGGTCTGATGAAATTATTGGTGCAACTATTCTCGCCAGTCACGCAGGTGAAATGATATCAGAAGTGACTACGGCAATGGTGAATAAAATCGGTTTGAGTAAGTTAAGCAGTGTAATTCATCCTTATCCCACTCAAGCCGAAGCCATTAAAAAAGCAGCTGATGCTTATCGTCGAACACTCCTGACATCAAATACCAAAAAACTGCTGGGATTTTTAACAAAGTTATCTTGAGCAAAATCAAGGCAGGAGGCAATACTTGTCGGGTTTTGGGGAAAAGGGGAAGGTGGGGCCCCCTCTGGGGATAAGGGGCGGGGGAAAGGGGAAAGAAAAAACCTTTAACTTTTTCCCAAACCCTATTCCGAGTTAAAAATGCACAAAGCGAGCAGTATTGAGGCAGGAGGCAGTATTCCTCCAGTGAGAACTGCCCTCTGCCTTTCTGGATAACTGTTATCTAAACAGCTCGGAAGCGATTAATCTGGCCTCCTGTCAAGTTTGCATAGTAGAGATTGCCATCTTTGCCAGTGGTTATTTGTGCAGTGACTCCTAGATTTGGCGTGTCTTTTTGGGAAGCAAACCGCTTAACTGAGACAAATTTACCCTGACTATCGAATGTCACGGCATCGATAGTTCCTTGACTGAAATCACCAATGAATAAGGCATTTTGATAGATTGAAGGGAAAGTATTACCTGTGTAAAAGTCACCCATGACAATCGAATTGGAACCAAAATGCTCGTAAGTGTAAGCTGGTGCCGTAACCGTTTTGCCACTATTGTAAAAGTCTTGCGCTTCCTTTCGGTTAGAATAGTATATTTGTTTTTGGCTGACAATATTGCCATTTGCATCCTTGCCACCTTCATAGAATGGCCAGCCAAAGTTAGCTCCTGGTTTGCCGATATTGATCTCTTCGTAACTACCGAAGCCAACATCACCAATATAGGGGGTATTGGTTTTCTGATCAATTGTAAAGCGGAAGGGGTTACGCAAACCTAAGTTATAAACTTTGGAGCTATTGCTATCGGGGTCTCCGTTGTAGAAAGGATTACTTGATAAGCCTTGACCAGTAATTGCATCAATCCGCAGGAGCTTACCAGACAGGTTATTGACATCCTGGACGCGTATTCCTCTGATATCTACCCCGTTATACGAAATTCCATCTCCTATGCTGACAAACAGAGAACCATCAGTACCAAAGCGCACAGAACCAACTGAGTGAGATTCACTATCACTGGCTATAAAATCCTGGACATTTTGGACTTTATCGAGATTATTTATATAATCCTGCAAGCTGGTGAACGGCTTACCAGTATCTTTGTTGAGAATTCCTGATGGTGCGTAGCCAAGTGAGACATTTGTGCTGTTGCCATCGGGACGAACAATATTGTCCCAAGTGCTATTTTTGCCTAGCAGCACAACTTCGCTGCCAGCAATAGCAGTAGTGTAATTGGTTTTGGCGTCAGCTGTCACTCGAATCAAGCGTGCAGTACGATTCCCAAACTGATCGGTATTGTCCAATGTGCTATTGGGATTGTTCTTAGGATTGTTTGGATTGGTTTCTGGTGGATCGTAGGTAAACAAGAGGTAAACGTAATTGTTGCCGGTTGCAGTTTTGCCAAAATCTGGATGTACGGCAATGCCTAAAAGACCGCGATCGCGCGTGTCATTCACCTGTCCAGAAATATTGATAAATGCTGTTGGTAATAATGTGCCGTTGTCTATGACTCGCACTATTCCATTTTTCTGAGCAACGAACATCCGCTTACCGTCAGCTGTCCAGTCAAAAGCTGTAGGTTGAGTTAAACCAGAAGCTACTGTATCTAAAGCAAAGTTACCAGGGTCGTTATCAATAATACTAATAGTTGTCTGTTGAGTAGCTAGCTGTACCCCAACTGCATTACTAAACCTCAAAGAAAATGCTTCATTTGGCTCCCCAACATTGTCATTAATAATGGGGATAACAATGTTCTTACTGGTTTCTCCTGCTGCAAAATTCAAGGTTCCAGATCTATTCTGGTAATCAGATCCAGCTTTTGCAGTCCCATCCACGGTTGTGTAGTCCAGACGAGCAGTCCCCGCAGCGCTACCCCGTGTAGCTGTCACCGTCGCAGAACCGTCACCCTCGTTAACTATTGGCTGACTGAAGTTGATACTAGAGCTATCGTTATCTTGAATCGTAATTCCAAGAGTTCGTTGAAGTCCTAGCGTGGCCCCCACTGCCTGATCAATGACAAAATTAAAGGTTTCATCCCCTTCTGCTAAGGAATCGTCATTGATTGGAATAGATACCTGCCTGCTGCTTTCTCCCGGCGCAAAAATAATTGTTCCAGCGCTTTCGACACCTCCACTTCCATAGTCAACTCCTTTCGTGGCAGTATTACCTATGGTGGCATACTTAATTGAGGAAGTGCTACTTAAATCGCCACTTCTCAGTAAAGTTACGGTTACACCACCAACGCCTTCGTTTACAGTTGTGGAAGATGATCCTAAAGTGATGGTGGTCGGAAGAACTGCTGAATACAGTTGAGACTTAGGAATGATTTCTTTGGTCTGAGAAGCGCTTGACCAAGATAGTTGGGAAACAGCTTCGTATGTCTTATCGTAGTATTCGAGCTTAATATCATACTTCTGACCAGCAACCAGTGCGATCGAGCCACTGTGTTCTGTAGCTGACTGATCGACAAACTTGTTGATGATTTGTTGACCATTCACCCACA encodes:
- a CDS encoding TIGR04283 family arsenosugar biosynthesis glycosyltransferase, with translation MSQNIGAVTISIIIPVLNEAGNIKEAISTTAFSTKCYANATTKPSANIEVIVVDAGSEDETVEIAQSLGVKVISSSPGRAAQMNAGAVAASGDILLFLHADTRLPTGFDEMICTALQHSGTVAGAFNLRIDASLLSLRWVEWGVKMRSHFWQMPYGDQAIFLTKDVFQQIGGFPELPIMEDFELIRQLKHTGRIVIIPTPVVTSARRWLQKGVLKTTLLNQIVIVAYLLGVSPERIRSWYRREKFKRI
- a CDS encoding TetR family transcriptional regulator, yielding MSSHLLSTRQRLIQAALELFSAHGVSATTTRQIAEKAEVNEVTLFRNFGNKHGLLLAVLEESAAFKDLGESLVRRATPPGNVYQALKDYASDTLHALERVPEFVRSVVGEADQFPAENRRALGRGVTEANRYVAQYLATVIQQGHLNTYLPAEKLASLLNGMILGYAVIEFTSEFHELWDDRDDFLENLVELFLNGAMSSSAELATNCLQGGLSTTEIADLPASLVHEILQQSRKLGTRDYALAYVLFGAGLSATEIISLQRSHQIYDTQGHFLQITIPGFVRQVPVNQWILGKRYGSFTNNPLIKWLKSRKDAQTAMFLNETGTPISQSELETRWQVWSEGLLTPQGQAPALAQAQQTWRVEMLMRGITLENLSILTGCDRSQLQPYVRRAKEKAALEQATHLDHKPG
- a CDS encoding Rpn family recombination-promoting nuclease/putative transposase — its product is MKTDSIFYRLFQELPGIFFELIGNPPQTAETYQFSSIEIKQTAFRIDGVFLPTQGEENPIYFVEVQFQTDTEIYSRLFSEISLYLRQNKPKNSWRGVVIYPNRSLDTADIKNYSEFFTSQRISRIYLNELGETALLPVGIATMKLVVDEEETAIIAARQLIDRTQQEINIEPQRRQLLELIETILVYKFPAMSREEIEGMFGLSDLKKTRVYQEGKQEGKQEGKQEGAREEKLRMIPLLLRLGLSFEETAKELGLSLEEIQQEMQKQPPSQDT
- a CDS encoding acyl-CoA desaturase, which encodes MTANFGAIAPERGNSPQLRWINVVFFGVFHALALLSPWFFSWPALGLLVFLHWLFGSIGICLGYHRLLSHKSFQVPKWLEYAIALIGALALQGGPIFWVGGHRQHHAHTEDINLDPYSAQKGFWWSHILWIFYPRPEFFDYDTYKKYAPDLARQPFYCWLDRYFLVLQIPFGLLLYVLGGWPFVFYGVFLRCVLLWHSTWFVNSASHLWGYRTFDADDGARNLWWVSIVTYGEGWHNNHHTYPHMAKSGLYWWEIDVTWWSILVLQTLGLAKKVVSRPPQGATHG
- a CDS encoding DUF1565 domain-containing protein; its protein translation is MIHYRVFPKYRRVDVMLAKLKFLKSARLLFFSISVLYFTLSTVAASMAFLSTSLGRAIAQIPSTPDSIPSGEKTPSQVNVLFVNPKVGDDSAGNGSESAPVKTITQALQLANANTVIMLSTGTYSAETGEEFPLMLKPGISIQGNPSNQGKDIIIQGGGDYLSRSFAGQNVTIVGANQALLTGVTVTNSNSRGYGLWIESSNPVVAENTFTGSTQDGISVSGNAAPTITKNYFDRNGANGITISGNSSPQVKENIFHQTGFGINIAQNAAPIVIGNQIQNNRSGIVVQANARPILRNNSIQDNKEDGLVAIAQSMPDLGSASEPGGNQFQNNGRYDINASAAKQVIVAAGNNLVSDRITGKVDIDGTTAIATQNSQPAPNNVLREIPPTGEITFSAPEISETTNGQSSNSISANHPVSTQLNSQMLPLAPVNTSVSTPRSNQQLPTSGVAGFPTPSSLSGRQIPTNTSRVANSSPAQQSDTRQLNYVRIDPNTIEFTAPEYPSNPVAQQSLPILETSAPGASALLPLPSHNIPISNTRNMQTSSASIPYGGNSATQFGIRYRVVVPLATERDQDLVRFLAPDAFPTVWQGQRVMQAGVFNSEYNAKEMLKTLSSKGLRAIVEPLN
- a CDS encoding TVP38/TMEM64 family protein gives rise to the protein MRKRVLNSKLKLLLLSCLMVTLIIAAKQLNIQGLLQTSVIWVESLGILGPIAYIVIYNLATLLFVPGSLLTLKGGCLFGVFWGSIYVLIAAIVGATLAFIIGRYLSRDWVSQQMDKHPKFKAIDLAVAKEGWKIVFLTRLCPIFPFNLLNYAFGVTQVSLKDYILGSFGIIPGTVMYVYIGSLAGNLAMINTSHQPITPETQVWQWIMRVVGLIATVAVTVYITKIAQKALAQSVAIEEITTHDKINNNSDI